A single region of the Halobacterium wangiae genome encodes:
- a CDS encoding VOC family protein — translation MTELRMHHVGVVVSDLDEAVSFYRDTLGLPVADEFTLSGEGIGTAIDVDGVTGDFVHLDAGGGLVELVEYDPAGDDVAGDAVNQLGAKHVGFTVDDIDEFHETLPGDVDPVSGPQEIETGASIVFFRDPDGNFVEVVEA, via the coding sequence ATGACGGAGCTACGGATGCACCACGTAGGCGTCGTCGTGAGCGACCTCGACGAAGCAGTGTCGTTCTACCGCGACACGCTCGGCCTCCCAGTGGCCGACGAGTTCACACTGTCCGGCGAGGGGATCGGCACCGCGATCGACGTCGACGGCGTCACCGGCGACTTCGTACACCTCGACGCCGGCGGCGGTCTCGTCGAACTCGTCGAGTACGACCCTGCGGGCGACGACGTAGCCGGCGACGCCGTCAACCAGCTCGGCGCGAAACACGTCGGCTTCACCGTCGACGACATCGACGAGTTCCACGAGACACTCCCCGGGGACGTCGACCCGGTCAGTGGCCCCCAGGAGATCGAGACCGGTGCCTCCATCGTGTTCTTCCGGGACCCCGACGGCAACTTCGTCGAGGTCGTCGAGGCGTGA